In Erigeron canadensis isolate Cc75 chromosome 1, C_canadensis_v1, whole genome shotgun sequence, a single window of DNA contains:
- the LOC122585244 gene encoding (S)-N-methylcoclaurine 3'-hydroxylase isozyme 2-like has product MQMNIMFSSHLLFPILPPLVILIIILVRTLRSKETSSPGKDKNIPPGPYSWPILGNLPHMLKGPHIYFTELARTYGQLCSVKLGTHLFIIGSSPVAATEIMNAHNRLPTYRWVPKAGQDGLQEYSLIWATECTELWKNLRSLIRTELFSAKGLESQSCIREKNVDKMVEFLKRKQGKLVNVREVMFATTVNILGNICFSEDFIGLESDEKESEGLKRALYRLMKLGTTPNIADFYPIFERFDPQGLKNRTAEAMNEAFSEWEHIIKERRAKRESGKWVDSDEHDFLDTMLGCGFSDLQINQLTVELFSGGTHSTASTIEWALAELIRNKKAMFKIRGELKKEIGSTMNIKESQVSKLYYLHACVKETLRLHPPAPLLHPQAILEGCEILHYTIPKNSQLIINVWAMGRDPSLWDDPLSFKPERFYESNVDFKGQDFKFLPFGVGRRMCPGYPYAIKQIHLMLASLVQNFDWFLPNNMEDLSKLDMRENFGIISQRKKPLMVIPKCKC; this is encoded by the exons ATGCAAATGAACATCATGTTTTCTAGTCACTTGCTCTTCCCCATACTACCACCGCTAGTGATTCTAATAATAATCTTGGTTCGTACTTTAAGATCCAAGGAAACGTCTAGTCCTGGAAAAGACAAAAACATTCCACCAGGTCCATATTCATGGCCTATTTTAGGCAACCTTCCACACATGTTAAAAGGACCTCATATTTACTTCACCGAGCTAGCCCGGACCTACGGTCAGTTATGCTCGGTGAAACTTGGCACGCATTTGTTCATCATTGGCTCGTCTCCCGTGGCTGCTACCGAGATCATGAATGCCCATAACAGACTCCCTACTTATAG GTGGGTGCCTAAAGCTGGTCAAGATGGTTTACAAGAGTACTCTCTTATATGGGCCACTGAGTGCACGGAACTATGGAAAAATTTAAGATCATTAATCCGGACAGAGTTATTTTCGGCTAAAGGTTTAGAGTCGCAGTCTTGTATAAGGGAAAAAAATGTGGACAAAATGGTGGAattcttaaaaagaaaacaagggAAACTTGTAAATGTTCGAGAAGTTATGTTTGCTACGACTGTTAATATACTTGGTAACATTTGTTTTTCGGAAGACTTTATTGGCTTAGAGAGTGATGAGAAGGAAAGTGAAGGATTGAAACGAGCACTTTATCGGTTGATGAAACTTGGAACTACTCCAAATATTGCAGATTTTTATCCGATATTTGAAAGGTTTGATCCCCAAGGTTTAAAAAACAGGACAGCAGAGGCTATGAATGAAGCTTTTAGTGAGTGGGAACATATAATTAAAGAGAGAAGAGCTAAAAGAGAATCCGGGAAATGGGTTGATTCGGATGAACatgatttcttggacaccatGCTTGGATGCGGGTTTTCAGATCTTCAGATTAACCAGTTAACTGTG gAACTATTCTCAGGAGGAACACATAGCACGGCTTCAACGATAGAGTGGGCATTAGCCGAGTTGATCAGGAACAAAAAAGCGATGTTCAAGATCCGAGGGGAGCTAAAGAAAGAAATTGGTTCAACAATGAACATCAAGGAATCACAGGTCTCCAAACTTTATTATTTGCATGCTTGTGTTAAGGAAACGTTAAGATTACACCCGCCGGCACCACTTCTACATCCACAAGCAATCTTAGAAGGGTGTGAAATCTTGCATTATACTATCCCTAAGAATTCTCAACTAATAATCAATGTTTGGGCAATGGGACGTGACCCGAGTCTTTGGGATGACCCATTGTCATTCAAACCCGAGAGGTTTTATGAGTCTAATGTGGATTTTAAAGGGCaagattttaagtttttacCTTTTGGTGTTGGAAGGAGAATGTGTCCAGGGTATCCATATGCTATTAAGCAAATACACCTTATGTTGGCTTCTTTAGTCCAAAACTTTGATTGGTTTCTTCCTAATAATATGGAAGATCTTTCCAAGTTAGACATGAGAGAAAACTTTGGCATCATTTCACAAAGGAAAAAGCCCTTAATGGTTATCCCAAAATGCAAATGTTAA